TTATGAACAAATATGACCTTTATGATAAAGAAAAAGATAAGGGAGGTACTTGTTATGAGCTTTGGATTTTCAAATAACTTTGCTTTGATTGTTGTACTGTTCATTCTGCTAATCATCATTAAAATTTCTTATCTTTAATCGACACTAATGAGATGTCTAAAATAGACACTAGAATAAAAAAATGAAGAAATTGGGCAAACGTCCAATCACCTCAAGTCAAATGACCATAGAATAAAGTATAAAAGATAAAGGAGGATTCATTATGAGCTTTGGTTTTTCAAATAACTTTGCTTTGATTGTTGTACTGTTCATTCTGTTAATCATCATTGGAGCTTCTTATCTTTAAATCTTACAATGTCTTTATGACATTAAGAAAAATATGAAGGAATTGGGCAACAGTCCAATCACATTAGAACAAATGACCATATGATATAGGGAAAGAGATAAAGGAGGTAATTAATTATGAGCCACGGTTTTACAGGAAACTTTGCTTTGATTGTAGTATTGTTCATCCTATTAATTATTATTGGAGCTTCTTACCTTTAATAAAGTCATATAAAGAAAGATTATTTGTATCACCTTGAAAAGGGGGTGTAATAATGAGCGGTGCATATACAGGTGGATTCGCGTTAATCGTTGTATTGTTCATCTTGTTAATCATTGTTGGTGCAGCATGGTTATAAGATAAACATTAAGAAAAGCTAACAGGGTGTCCCTGTTAGCTTTTTAACTTTTAGATATGTATGATTTTTGTATTTTTCCATTATGAAATTACGAGTTCTCGAGGAAAATAAAGACATGCGTTTTTAAGACACTCATACATAACGATTACAAGAATGGAGCATGAGATCATTTTAACCGAGGCTACTAAGAAGATAAAACATATGAATTAGGTATACAGAATTTCAATATATGAAGAGATTAACAAAATGGTAATAAGAACATTTATTGTTCTAAAAACTTTTGTTTGGCGGTCTTCAGGAATCTCGCGAACTAAGCATAAAGCATTTGTAAGC
This Metabacillus endolithicus DNA region includes the following protein-coding sequences:
- the yjcZ gene encoding sporulation protein YjcZ, with product MIVVLFILLIIIKISYL
- a CDS encoding YjcZ family sporulation protein → MSFGFSNNFALIVVLFILLIIIGASYL
- a CDS encoding YjcZ family sporulation protein → MSHGFTGNFALIVVLFILLIIIGASYL
- a CDS encoding YjcZ family sporulation protein, giving the protein MSGAYTGGFALIVVLFILLIIVGAAWL